In one window of Acidobacteriota bacterium DNA:
- a CDS encoding PfkB family carbohydrate kinase, with translation MKEYLEIIDRFGDSQVALFGDLVLDRFILGTPKRVSREAPVIILRHEEQRDVPGGGANALANLAALGVRVTAIAAVGDDEPGSALISELESRQIDTGRIVTVDGYRTPTKVRVLGGGPSSLKHQVARYDIEDTLPETGPWRRTVREHLVEAASTAAAVAISDYGYGCVGADDLTGLRSRNGPPPWICLDSRHRIGSIGSVDGATPNLGELEAHCGRQLKSDAEIVDGAEDLRRQLGARFLLATRGNRGMTLVEAGRDPLHLPVFGTDEVADVTGAGDTVLAVLTASLAAGASPATAAALANVAAGLVVMKLGTATVSADELRTAVETA, from the coding sequence ATGAAAGAGTACCTGGAAATCATCGACCGCTTTGGTGACAGTCAGGTCGCGCTTTTCGGCGATCTGGTGCTGGATCGCTTCATCCTTGGCACCCCGAAGCGGGTGTCGCGCGAAGCGCCAGTCATTATCCTCCGCCACGAGGAGCAGCGCGACGTACCAGGGGGGGGCGCCAACGCGCTTGCCAATCTGGCGGCACTCGGCGTCAGGGTGACGGCGATAGCTGCTGTTGGCGACGACGAACCCGGCAGCGCCTTGATTTCGGAGCTCGAGAGCCGTCAGATCGACACCGGACGGATCGTAACCGTCGACGGTTATCGGACACCGACCAAGGTGCGCGTCCTCGGCGGTGGACCGTCATCGCTCAAACACCAGGTCGCCCGATATGATATCGAAGACACACTCCCCGAAACCGGCCCCTGGCGAAGGACGGTGCGTGAGCACCTCGTCGAGGCAGCCTCGACGGCCGCTGCGGTTGCGATCTCCGACTACGGCTATGGGTGCGTCGGAGCTGATGACCTGACGGGCCTGCGGAGCCGGAACGGTCCTCCTCCCTGGATATGCCTCGATTCCCGACACCGGATCGGCTCGATCGGCAGTGTCGATGGCGCAACACCGAATCTCGGCGAGCTCGAGGCCCACTGCGGAAGACAACTGAAATCGGACGCTGAAATCGTGGACGGCGCGGAAGATCTGCGTCGACAGCTTGGTGCACGGTTCCTGCTCGCGACTCGTGGCAACCGCGGAATGACCCTAGTCGAAGCTGGCCGTGACCCGCTCCACCTTCCGGTATTCGGCACCGATGAGGTGGCCGACGTCACCGGCGCAGGTGACACGGTGCTCGCGGTGCTCACCGCCTCGCTTGCAGCCGGAGCAAGCCCGGCCACAGCAGCGGCACTCGCCAACGTTGCCGCTGGTTTGGTGGTGATGAAGCTCGGTACGGCGACTGTCTCCGCAGACGAACTCCGCACCGCCGTGGAAACCGCGTGA
- the rplM gene encoding 50S ribosomal protein L13, which translates to MRTYVPKEGEITRDWVVMDAADQVLGRLASEAARILRGKHKPEFTPHLDTGDFVVIVNAERVKLTGGKLDQKVYYRHSGRPGSLKSETARERLEKHPERVIQAAVWGMLPKNRLGRKLLRKLKVYAGPEHPHAAQQPKTHTL; encoded by the coding sequence ATGCGAACTTATGTACCAAAAGAGGGTGAGATTACGCGCGACTGGGTGGTGATGGACGCGGCCGATCAGGTGCTGGGTCGTCTTGCCAGCGAAGCCGCTCGTATTCTCCGCGGCAAGCACAAACCCGAATTCACGCCGCACCTCGACACCGGTGATTTTGTGGTCATCGTCAATGCCGAGCGGGTGAAGCTCACCGGCGGCAAGCTCGATCAGAAGGTTTATTATCGGCACTCCGGCCGGCCCGGGTCACTCAAGTCCGAGACTGCCCGAGAACGCCTCGAAAAGCACCCGGAGCGAGTGATCCAGGCTGCGGTTTGGGGGATGCTCCCCAAAAATCGCCTCGGCCGCAAGCTCCTGCGCAAGCTGAAGGTATACGCGGGTCCCGAGCATCCGCACGCGGCACAGCAGCCCAAGACCCATACCCTGTGA
- the rpsI gene encoding 30S ribosomal protein S9, translating into MAEIQYYGTGRRKTSVARVYLRPGSGKIVVNKRDFDEYFPNQVLKMVIRQPLLLTETADKFDILVNVHGGGPTGQAGAIRHGISRALLEYNGELRPRLKAVGFLTRDARKVERKKYGQPKARKRFQFSKR; encoded by the coding sequence GTGGCAGAGATCCAGTATTACGGCACCGGGCGACGCAAGACGTCGGTCGCCCGCGTTTACCTGCGGCCGGGAAGCGGCAAGATCGTGGTCAACAAGCGAGACTTCGATGAGTACTTCCCCAACCAGGTCCTGAAGATGGTGATCAGGCAACCGTTACTTTTGACCGAAACCGCCGACAAATTTGACATTCTCGTCAACGTCCACGGCGGCGGCCCGACCGGTCAGGCAGGCGCGATCCGCCACGGAATCTCTCGCGCCCTGCTCGAGTACAACGGAGAGCTGCGTCCGCGGCTCAAAGCCGTCGGTTTCCTGACCCGCGATGCACGCAAGGTGGAGCGCAAGAAATACGGCCAGCCCAAGGCCCGCAAGCGCTTCCAGTTCTCCAAGAGGTAA
- a CDS encoding adenylyltransferase/cytidyltransferase family protein, producing MTRPEDKLRTLDELTIECSEWQEQDLAVVLVNGAFDILHVGHVRYLEAASEFGDRLVAAVNSDLSVQLSKGDLRPIMPEMERVEILSHLWMVDRICLFDSKTVSPVLERLKPQIHAKGTDYTVDSVPEREVVAAYGGRTVICGDPKDHATTEFIDVVLDRFGKQE from the coding sequence GTGACCCGCCCCGAAGACAAGCTCCGGACTCTCGATGAACTCACGATCGAGTGTTCTGAGTGGCAGGAGCAGGACCTCGCGGTCGTCCTCGTCAACGGCGCATTCGACATCCTGCACGTAGGCCACGTTCGTTATCTCGAGGCCGCAAGCGAGTTCGGCGATCGACTGGTTGCGGCAGTCAACTCCGACCTCTCCGTACAGCTGAGCAAGGGGGACCTTCGTCCGATCATGCCCGAAATGGAAAGAGTCGAGATCCTCTCCCACCTCTGGATGGTGGATCGAATCTGCCTCTTCGACAGCAAGACGGTGTCACCGGTGCTCGAGAGACTCAAACCACAGATACACGCGAAGGGAACCGATTACACCGTGGACTCGGTTCCGGAGCGCGAGGTGGTGGCAGCGTACGGCGGCCGAACTGTCATTTGCGGCGACCCGAAGGACCACGCCACCACCGAGTTCATTGACGTTGTTCTGGACCGGTTCGGCAAACAGGAATGA